In the Silurus meridionalis isolate SWU-2019-XX chromosome 6, ASM1480568v1, whole genome shotgun sequence genome, one interval contains:
- the tbc1d14 gene encoding TBC1 domain family member 14 isoform X4, producing MENEKAGGSASPRQSVRKHLEFEPLSTTALILEHRPANLPAKPAEEAQKHREQYEEMVAQAKKRELKEAQKRRRQLEERVRLEESIGNAALTWSQEILPNWNSVCSSKRVRDLWWQGIPPSVRGRVWALAIGNELNITHELYDICLARAKEKWSASPQSVTAAEGETGDVSHADREASLELIKLDISRTFPSLCIFQKGGPYHDVLHSILGAYTCYRPDMGYVQGMSFIAAVLILNMNTADAFIAFANLLNKPCQMAFYRVDHSLMLTYFAAFEVFFEDNLPKLFAHFKSNNLTPDIYLIDWIFTLYSKSVPLDVACRVWDVFCRDGEEFLFRTALGILRFYSDVLANMDFIHMAQFLSRLPEQISTHTQSHTLFSCISSINMSCRNRTWTQVLQALQKETEHSSPVLKP from the exons gaaaaTGAAAAGGCTGGTGGTTCTGCATCTCCCAGACAGAGTGTGAGGAAACATTTGGAGTTTGAGCCTCTCTCCACCACCGCGCTCATACTGGAGCACCGACCAGC GAATCTCCCAGCGAAGCCTGCAGAGGAAGCTCAGAAACACAGAGAGCAATATGAAGAGATGGTGGCTCAGGCCAAGaagcgag agctgaAGGAGGCTCAGAAGAGGAGGAGGCAGTTGGAGGAGAGAGTACGATTAGAGGAGAGTATCGGCAACGCAGCACTCACCTGGAGTCAGGAGATCCTGCCTAACTGGAACAGCGT gtgtaGCTCTAAGCGAGTGAGGGATTTGTGGTGGCAGGGAATTCCTCCCAGTGTAAGAGGACGAGTGTGGGCCCTCGCTATTGGCAACGAGCTCAACATTACacatg agCTGTACGACATCTGCTTGGCGAGGGCGAAGGAGAAATGGAGCGCTTCACCTCAGTCAGTAACTGCAGCAGAAGGTGAGACAGGAG atgtgTCTCACGCTGATCGTGAGGCGAGTTTGGAGCTGATAAAGCTGGACATCTCCAGAACTTTCCCCAGTCTCTGCATATTCCAGaag GGAGGCCCTTATCATGACGTGCTGCACAGCATTCTGGGAGCTTATACCTGTTACAGGCCTGACATGGGATAC gtacagGGAATGTCGTTCATTGCTGCAGTGTTAATCTTGAACATGAACACCGCTGATGCCTTCATCGCTTTTGCCAACCTGCTGAACAAACCATGTCAGATGGCCTTCTACAGAGTGGACCACAGCCTC atgCTGACGTACTTTGCTGCATTTGAAGTGTTTTTTGAAGACAACCTACCGAAGCTGTTTGCACATTTCAAGAGTAACAACCTGACGCCTGATATTTATCTCATCGACTG gatctTCACCCTGTACAGTAAGTCTGTGCCGCTGGACGTTGCGTGTCGCGTGTGGGACGTGTTTTGTCGAGATGGTGAGGAGTTCCTGTTTCGCACGGCTCTGGGGATCCTGCGTTTCTACAGTGACGTCCTCGCCAACATGGACTTCATCCACATGGCTCAGTTCCTCAGCCGGCTCCCGGAGCAGATCTCCACACACACGCagtctcacacactcttctccTGCATCAGCAGCATCAACATGAGCTGCAGGAACAGGACGTGGACACAG GTTCTCCAGGCACTGCAGAAGGAGACGGAACATTCCAGTCCTGTGCTGAAGCCTTga
- the tbc1d14 gene encoding TBC1 domain family member 14 isoform X3, which yields MVAQAKKRELKEAQKRRRQLEERVRLEESIGNAALTWSQEILPNWNSVCSSKRVRDLWWQGIPPSVRGRVWALAIGNELNITHELYDICLARAKEKWSASPQSVTAAEGETGDVSHADREASLELIKLDISRTFPSLCIFQKGGPYHDVLHSILGAYTCYRPDMGYVQGMSFIAAVLILNMNTADAFIAFANLLNKPCQMAFYRVDHSLMLTYFAAFEVFFEDNLPKLFAHFKSNNLTPDIYLIDWIFTLYSKSVPLDVACRVWDVFCRDGEEFLFRTALGILRFYSDVLANMDFIHMAQFLSRLPEQISTHTQSHTLFSCISSINMSCRNRTWTQVLQALQKETEHSSPVLKP from the exons ATGGTGGCTCAGGCCAAGaagcgag agctgaAGGAGGCTCAGAAGAGGAGGAGGCAGTTGGAGGAGAGAGTACGATTAGAGGAGAGTATCGGCAACGCAGCACTCACCTGGAGTCAGGAGATCCTGCCTAACTGGAACAGCGT gtgtaGCTCTAAGCGAGTGAGGGATTTGTGGTGGCAGGGAATTCCTCCCAGTGTAAGAGGACGAGTGTGGGCCCTCGCTATTGGCAACGAGCTCAACATTACacatg agCTGTACGACATCTGCTTGGCGAGGGCGAAGGAGAAATGGAGCGCTTCACCTCAGTCAGTAACTGCAGCAGAAGGTGAGACAGGAG atgtgTCTCACGCTGATCGTGAGGCGAGTTTGGAGCTGATAAAGCTGGACATCTCCAGAACTTTCCCCAGTCTCTGCATATTCCAGaag GGAGGCCCTTATCATGACGTGCTGCACAGCATTCTGGGAGCTTATACCTGTTACAGGCCTGACATGGGATAC gtacagGGAATGTCGTTCATTGCTGCAGTGTTAATCTTGAACATGAACACCGCTGATGCCTTCATCGCTTTTGCCAACCTGCTGAACAAACCATGTCAGATGGCCTTCTACAGAGTGGACCACAGCCTC atgCTGACGTACTTTGCTGCATTTGAAGTGTTTTTTGAAGACAACCTACCGAAGCTGTTTGCACATTTCAAGAGTAACAACCTGACGCCTGATATTTATCTCATCGACTG gatctTCACCCTGTACAGTAAGTCTGTGCCGCTGGACGTTGCGTGTCGCGTGTGGGACGTGTTTTGTCGAGATGGTGAGGAGTTCCTGTTTCGCACGGCTCTGGGGATCCTGCGTTTCTACAGTGACGTCCTCGCCAACATGGACTTCATCCACATGGCTCAGTTCCTCAGCCGGCTCCCGGAGCAGATCTCCACACACACGCagtctcacacactcttctccTGCATCAGCAGCATCAACATGAGCTGCAGGAACAGGACGTGGACACAG GTTCTCCAGGCACTGCAGAAGGAGACGGAACATTCCAGTCCTGTGCTGAAGCCTTga
- the LOC124387975 gene encoding C-C motif chemokine 3-like: MSSCSLLLVLLGLSCLQSFTMAQAASGADLCCFEFHKRPIPAANIVTVNETRSDCTLPGVIFTTKKGFRMCVDPEVDWVKTIIETKNRTNRPESIPSSSTNSL; this comes from the exons ATGTCCTCCTGTTCTCTCCTGCTGGTTCTCCTGGGGCTCTCCTGCCTTCAGTCCTTCACCATGGCACAAG CTGCGAGTGGAGCAGATTTGTGCTGTTTTGAGTTCCACAAGAGACCAATTCCTGCAGCGAACATTGTCACTGTTAATGAAACGAGATCTGACTGTACACTTCCTGGAGTCAT TTTTACTACAAAAAAGGGATTCCGGATGTGTGTGGACCCTGAGGTGGATTGGGTGAAGACGATCATTGAGACCAAAAACCGAACAAACAGGCCTGAGAGCATCCCTTCATCTTCCACGAATTCGCTTTGA